The following are from one region of the Mesorhizobium sp. B2-8-5 genome:
- a CDS encoding NAD-dependent epimerase/dehydratase family protein, whose translation MRVGITGANGYVGTILRAAFTEEGHEVIGFARSNRVTSESAAGVAEWRPYEIRHPPSGAALSDLDVLIHGAWDLTLVSTGEVWGVNVSGSQHLLRNAADAGVRRVIFISSMSAYKGTRQLYGQAKLACERTARGLGGVSTRLGLVYGPGWGGMAGALRKLTNLPMTPLIGARSHQFTVHEVDMAAAMVRIAESDMPLPEPVGLAHPEPVPFRRLMQEIAASQGRTLRAAPVPWQIVSGVLKAAETLHVPLPFRSDSILGLVHPAAEVPGVEQLKQLGIEFRSFSLGRDRPSSGTLHRYP comes from the coding sequence ATGCGGGTCGGTATCACCGGAGCCAATGGATATGTCGGGACCATCCTGCGCGCCGCCTTCACCGAAGAAGGGCATGAGGTCATCGGCTTCGCCCGTTCGAACCGGGTGACCTCCGAATCTGCCGCCGGCGTCGCCGAGTGGCGCCCATACGAGATCAGGCACCCGCCATCGGGGGCTGCTCTCAGCGACCTGGATGTGCTCATCCACGGTGCATGGGACCTGACTCTCGTCAGCACCGGTGAAGTGTGGGGTGTCAATGTGTCCGGCTCGCAGCACCTGCTCCGCAATGCCGCCGACGCAGGGGTTCGCCGGGTCATTTTTATCTCCTCGATGTCCGCGTATAAGGGAACCCGGCAGTTGTACGGTCAGGCGAAACTGGCCTGCGAGCGCACGGCCAGAGGCCTGGGAGGTGTCTCCACCCGCCTCGGACTGGTGTACGGCCCCGGTTGGGGCGGGATGGCAGGCGCGCTCCGTAAGCTCACCAACCTGCCGATGACACCTCTCATCGGGGCACGTTCCCATCAGTTCACCGTGCATGAAGTGGATATGGCGGCCGCCATGGTGCGTATTGCCGAGTCGGACATGCCCCTGCCGGAACCAGTGGGGCTGGCCCATCCGGAACCGGTACCGTTTCGAAGGCTCATGCAAGAGATCGCAGCGTCACAAGGCAGAACATTGCGCGCCGCTCCCGTTCCCTGGCAGATCGTCAGTGGGGTCCTAAAGGCAGCTGAGACCCTGCATGTCCCCCTGCCCTTCCGATCCGACTCCATCCTTGGGCTTGTTCACCCGGCGGCGGAGGTTCCCGGTGTAGAACAGCTCAAGCAGCTCGGAATCGAGTTTCGGAGCTTCTCGCTGGGCCGCGACCGACCCTCATCAGGGACGTTGCATCGATATCCTTGA
- a CDS encoding GMC family oxidoreductase, translating to MLALSEKPDEKITVFDPGTVLEAETQEVISRLSKLRVDDWDEEDVRRISLQPKRLQSDSLPEKRSYGSDFPFANKGQLDGVHSEGRVNSAVISSAYGGFSNVWGAQIMPFSAATLKGWPFDFSDMEEHYRTILGHIPFAGESDDLEEWFPLIGSPDPLPPLAPRTQMVLANYDRHRDRVRSTGITIGRARLAFSSPECQPCGLCMTGCPRSLIFSASHSFDRFRRSGRIDYHSGLLAVRVDQEGATAVVQARELSSGRIRRFTADRVFVGCGAIGTTRLILGSLGSGQPVHLSESAQFVLPMMSMKPTPDPRTRREFTLNQFTMAIVQDDEGFDVSLIHFYPFNQAYQDALPGFLQHRAAAFATDRLLSRLTVGLGYLPSWASPKVRVSAQVSAAPDELPQITLTSEGFSEAKVRGKNVPPMLPDVIKRIRKAAPYLDLWPVTPQMLWSGGAKSYHFGGSFPHAREPDCGRATTDRLGRLARWDRIHLIDGSVFPNVPATTFTLTVMANSHRIACEAMQLTG from the coding sequence GTGTTGGCGCTGTCCGAGAAACCGGACGAGAAGATAACCGTGTTCGATCCGGGCACCGTGCTGGAGGCGGAGACGCAGGAGGTGATCTCCAGGCTGTCCAAGCTGCGTGTCGACGACTGGGACGAGGAGGACGTCCGCCGGATCAGCCTGCAACCCAAGCGGCTCCAATCCGATTCGCTGCCTGAAAAGAGAAGCTACGGATCCGATTTCCCTTTTGCCAACAAGGGTCAGCTCGACGGCGTCCACTCCGAGGGTAGAGTCAACTCGGCTGTCATATCAAGCGCCTACGGGGGGTTCAGCAATGTTTGGGGGGCCCAGATCATGCCCTTCAGCGCCGCCACGTTGAAGGGATGGCCGTTCGACTTCTCGGATATGGAAGAGCACTATCGGACGATCCTGGGTCACATTCCTTTCGCTGGAGAGTCCGACGATCTCGAGGAGTGGTTCCCACTCATCGGATCCCCGGACCCGCTTCCGCCGCTGGCGCCGCGCACGCAGATGGTCCTGGCCAACTACGACAGGCACCGCGATCGAGTGCGCTCCACTGGAATAACGATAGGCCGCGCCCGGCTCGCCTTCTCGTCGCCCGAATGCCAGCCCTGCGGCCTATGCATGACCGGGTGCCCGCGGTCGCTGATCTTTTCGGCCTCGCACAGCTTCGATCGCTTCAGGCGCAGCGGGAGGATCGACTATCATAGCGGGCTGCTCGCGGTGCGCGTCGACCAGGAGGGTGCCACGGCCGTCGTGCAGGCCCGGGAGCTGTCCAGCGGCCGGATCCGGCGATTCACAGCCGACCGGGTCTTCGTGGGCTGCGGAGCAATCGGGACCACCCGGCTGATCCTGGGCTCGCTCGGATCTGGCCAGCCGGTACATCTTTCGGAATCGGCCCAGTTCGTTCTTCCAATGATGTCCATGAAGCCGACCCCCGACCCACGCACAAGGCGCGAGTTCACGCTCAACCAATTCACCATGGCCATCGTCCAGGACGACGAGGGCTTCGATGTCTCATTGATTCACTTCTATCCGTTCAACCAGGCATACCAAGATGCGCTTCCCGGTTTCCTCCAACACCGCGCTGCCGCCTTCGCAACGGATCGGCTCCTGAGCCGGTTGACGGTAGGCCTGGGCTACTTGCCATCCTGGGCGTCACCCAAGGTCCGGGTCAGCGCCCAGGTGTCCGCAGCTCCTGATGAGCTACCCCAGATCACCCTCACTTCGGAGGGCTTCAGCGAGGCCAAGGTCAGGGGCAAGAATGTGCCTCCGATGCTGCCTGACGTAATTAAGCGGATCCGCAAGGCTGCACCCTACCTTGACCTGTGGCCAGTCACGCCGCAGATGCTGTGGTCGGGCGGGGCCAAGAGCTACCACTTTGGCGGCAGCTTTCCCCATGCCAGAGAGCCGGATTGCGGACGTGCGACGACAGACCGCCTCGGGCGGCTGGCGCGCTGGGACCGGATCCATCTCATCGACGGATCGGTTTTCCCGAATGTTCCAGCTACCACCTTTACCCTGACTGTGATGGCCAATTCCCATCGCATCGCCTGCGAAGCGATGCAGCTGACGGGTTGA
- a CDS encoding glycoside hydrolase family 16 protein: protein MALSAPVGFASSDLVYQENFSGTALGSDWHTYITSKAANGWPWNTNGSGGSTPGGPYNADYDVPSQVSVSNGTLDLTAIRQSISGVNQGGTAQTFPVTSGAVSSYGNFEFNGGYLQISMKAPSGDGAWPGLWLMPGNGSGSGDNFELDIQEGGFTGSGPADQNFSWHLHGPSGWVGDTIDSGIDLTAGFHTYGIYWDPGKSITWYLDGKQMAQVTSAQVAIPDEPMQLMMNNGVANSNASGWHTALDSSTPSSMQMQIDQVQLYQKAGSGETVTGANVSPQTISSTSTTPSTAQPAVTQPAVTQPAVTQPAVTQVAASPATGIEHTGDAITLTVGFNKAVTVTGTPALSLNDGGTASYVGGSGTNALTFRTTVAPTDTNTSALAITGVNLPSGASIKDASGIAANLSGAVKTFSGLQIDPVLPAVTQATASPGTGIEHVGDAVTLTLGFNEAVAVSGTPTLSLNNGATATYVGGSGTGALNFRTTVASTDTNTSALAITGVNLPNGASIKDASGVAANLARAVKTFSGLHVATSSTAPSTPTTTPTTPTTPATPTTPPSIAPVLTIADPTLNVSGLGGTVDLGVKVTTTDPNDVVTVKVTGLPRYERITDKLDGKTFAGKDITLTAAQVDSGLTLQSNYKGAAHPVATLTLTATAKDPVTGAVATASPRTIAVTDPRPAATTTSPRVIAQTDHEHAPATSLGSSATRGLALLHEHKNLVAGPTTTFAPRNSAMADHPLATGTATASLASQSFAVLNQYLAGHSGHVDPGQIVASLSNGANWNHDSYLTRPQH from the coding sequence ATGGCTCTCTCCGCACCCGTAGGCTTTGCCTCTAGCGACCTCGTCTATCAGGAAAACTTCTCCGGTACGGCGCTCGGCAGCGATTGGCACACCTACATCACAAGCAAAGCCGCCAACGGCTGGCCATGGAATACCAACGGGTCGGGAGGAAGTACGCCGGGCGGCCCGTATAATGCCGACTACGATGTGCCGAGCCAGGTGTCCGTGAGCAACGGGACCTTGGATCTCACGGCGATCCGACAATCCATCAGCGGTGTCAATCAGGGGGGGACGGCACAGACATTCCCGGTCACGTCCGGCGCCGTCAGCAGCTACGGCAACTTCGAATTCAACGGGGGCTACCTTCAGATCAGTATGAAGGCGCCGAGCGGCGACGGCGCATGGCCGGGCCTTTGGCTGATGCCCGGCAATGGCTCGGGCAGCGGCGACAATTTCGAACTCGATATACAGGAGGGTGGATTTACCGGTTCGGGACCGGCGGACCAGAATTTCTCCTGGCACCTCCACGGGCCGTCAGGGTGGGTCGGCGACACCATCGACAGCGGCATCGACCTCACGGCCGGCTTCCACACCTATGGCATCTACTGGGATCCTGGCAAATCGATCACCTGGTATCTCGACGGGAAGCAGATGGCGCAAGTGACCAGCGCACAGGTCGCGATCCCGGATGAACCGATGCAATTGATGATGAACAATGGGGTCGCGAATTCGAACGCGTCCGGATGGCATACGGCGCTGGATAGCTCGACCCCTTCGTCGATGCAGATGCAGATCGACCAGGTCCAGCTCTATCAAAAAGCGGGCAGCGGCGAGACCGTCACGGGTGCCAACGTCAGTCCCCAGACGATATCGTCAACCTCCACGACGCCGTCAACGGCCCAGCCGGCAGTGACGCAGCCGGCAGTGACCCAGCCGGCGGTGACGCAGCCGGCAGTGACGCAGGTCGCCGCTTCACCGGCAACGGGGATCGAGCATACCGGCGATGCCATCACGTTGACGGTCGGCTTTAACAAGGCGGTGACCGTCACGGGTACGCCTGCACTGTCGCTCAATGACGGCGGAACGGCCAGCTATGTCGGCGGCTCGGGCACGAACGCGCTCACCTTCCGCACCACCGTCGCGCCGACGGACACGAATACCTCGGCGCTCGCCATTACCGGAGTCAATCTTCCGAGCGGCGCGAGCATCAAGGATGCATCTGGTATTGCGGCGAACCTCTCGGGCGCAGTGAAGACGTTCTCCGGTCTCCAGATCGATCCGGTCTTGCCGGCGGTGACGCAGGCCACAGCCTCGCCGGGAACCGGTATCGAGCACGTTGGAGACGCGGTCACGCTGACACTCGGCTTCAACGAGGCAGTGGCGGTATCGGGCACGCCGACGCTATCTCTCAACAATGGCGCGACCGCCACCTATGTGGGCGGCTCCGGAACGGGCGCGCTCAACTTTCGCACAACTGTCGCGTCGACGGACACCAATACCTCGGCGCTCGCCATCACCGGGGTCAATCTGCCGAACGGTGCGAGCATCAAGGACGCGAGCGGTGTCGCTGCTAATCTTGCGCGCGCGGTGAAGACGTTCTCCGGTCTCCATGTCGCGACGTCATCGACAGCCCCATCGACCCCAACCACAACGCCAACGACGCCAACGACCCCAGCCACTCCAACCACACCACCATCGATCGCGCCGGTCCTCACCATCGCGGATCCCACGCTCAACGTGAGCGGGCTGGGCGGTACGGTCGACCTAGGGGTCAAGGTGACAACGACCGACCCCAACGATGTCGTGACCGTGAAGGTGACGGGCTTGCCGAGGTACGAGAGGATCACCGACAAACTCGACGGCAAGACGTTTGCCGGCAAGGACATCACCTTGACGGCCGCGCAGGTCGACAGCGGATTGACGCTGCAATCGAACTATAAGGGCGCGGCTCATCCGGTGGCGACACTCACGCTGACTGCAACGGCGAAGGATCCGGTCACCGGCGCCGTCGCGACAGCCTCGCCGCGGACCATCGCCGTAACGGATCCTCGGCCTGCGGCCACCACGACTTCGCCGCGGGTGATCGCCCAGACGGATCATGAGCATGCTCCCGCTACGTCGCTAGGGTCCTCGGCAACCCGGGGCCTTGCGCTGCTGCACGAGCATAAGAACCTGGTCGCCGGCCCCACTACGACCTTTGCGCCGCGAAACAGTGCCATGGCGGATCATCCGCTTGCGACCGGCACAGCCACGGCGTCCCTGGCAAGCCAGAGTTTTGCGGTGCTGAACCAGTACCTGGCCGGCCACTCGGGCCACGTCGACCCCGGTCAGATCGTGGCGTCCTTGTCGAATGGAGCCAACTGGAATCACGACTCGTACCTGACCAGACCGCAACATTGA
- a CDS encoding NAD-dependent epimerase/dehydratase family protein encodes MAESRAIFVSGVAGFVGSRLARIFVDRGYPVFGFDNLSRGSRENLNELLTHERFIFEKVDLSDAGAVRSRFMNCHKRIPISEVWHMAANSDIPAGIADASVDLRDTFLSTFNVLDAMKEAGVPFLAFASSSAVYGDLGEAPIREDVGPLLPISNYGAMKLASEALISAAVENWLARALIFRFPNVIGVPATHGVILDFVRKLRVSPSKLNVLGSGRQRKAYLHVNDLIDAIVYLRANASERLGCYNIGPEDKGVTVSFIAETTVEAVAPGAGIEYGFEDRGWTGDVPRFSYDIAKLRALGWRPQLGSADAVRKAVVEIVRQEGHP; translated from the coding sequence TTGGCTGAATCGCGCGCTATTTTTGTATCGGGAGTTGCGGGCTTTGTAGGAAGCAGGCTTGCAAGGATCTTTGTTGATCGTGGATATCCGGTCTTTGGCTTTGACAACCTGTCGCGCGGTTCTCGCGAGAACCTGAACGAGCTTCTCACGCATGAGAGGTTCATTTTTGAGAAAGTGGATCTCTCAGACGCGGGTGCGGTGAGAAGCCGCTTCATGAATTGTCACAAACGCATTCCGATTTCCGAAGTCTGGCACATGGCTGCCAATTCCGACATTCCTGCGGGAATCGCCGATGCCTCTGTTGATCTACGCGATACCTTTCTATCGACGTTCAACGTGTTGGACGCAATGAAGGAAGCGGGGGTTCCGTTCCTTGCTTTTGCATCCAGCTCAGCCGTGTACGGCGATTTGGGGGAGGCTCCGATTAGAGAGGATGTCGGGCCGCTGCTGCCGATTTCCAATTACGGTGCCATGAAGCTCGCGTCGGAAGCGCTAATCAGCGCTGCCGTCGAGAACTGGTTAGCTCGAGCGTTGATCTTTCGCTTTCCGAACGTGATCGGTGTCCCAGCAACCCATGGTGTCATTCTGGATTTCGTCAGAAAGTTAAGGGTTTCACCAAGCAAGCTGAATGTTTTGGGATCGGGGCGGCAACGGAAGGCATATCTTCATGTCAATGATCTGATTGATGCGATTGTCTACTTGCGTGCAAACGCATCCGAGCGGCTTGGCTGCTACAATATCGGTCCTGAGGACAAAGGGGTAACCGTTAGCTTTATAGCGGAAACGACTGTCGAGGCTGTCGCACCGGGCGCGGGAATCGAGTACGGATTTGAAGATCGCGGTTGGACGGGAGATGTTCCCCGATTTTCCTATGACATAGCAAAACTCCGTGCGCTCGGTTGGCGGCCCCAGCTTGGTTCGGCTGACGCTGTTCGAAAAGCCGTCGTAGAGATCGTGCGGCAGGAAGGACACCCGTGA
- a CDS encoding SIS domain-containing protein, whose protein sequence is MKHFGGSAQSTDIRANPKNLDGSAQAYFKKLEIVLASLDHQSFDNAVALVAQAQEDGKQIITLGNGGSSLTALHFITDWNKSIYLSTKLPFRGRTLVDNVGLTFAYANDVSFQDVFVEQLKNILNEGDLVIAISGSGNSENVLRAVRYANDHGAVTLGLCGYGGGTLRQIAQHVVWVNVNDMQLAEDIHSMFGHVVMQRLCSASTQKWSDRRQQRRAAGGLNTNGTGAETNWQS, encoded by the coding sequence ATGAAACATTTTGGCGGCAGTGCTCAATCAACCGACATCCGAGCCAACCCAAAAAATCTTGACGGCAGCGCTCAAGCTTATTTCAAGAAACTTGAGATCGTCCTGGCTTCGTTGGACCACCAAAGCTTCGATAATGCGGTGGCCTTGGTCGCGCAGGCACAAGAGGACGGCAAGCAGATAATCACGCTTGGAAATGGTGGCAGTTCACTCACGGCGCTACATTTCATTACGGACTGGAATAAGAGCATCTATCTCTCTACGAAGCTTCCTTTTCGTGGCCGAACGCTGGTCGACAATGTGGGCCTCACATTCGCGTACGCGAACGATGTTTCTTTCCAAGATGTGTTCGTCGAGCAGCTGAAGAACATCCTGAACGAGGGCGACCTGGTTATCGCAATTTCGGGAAGCGGAAACTCAGAAAACGTTTTGCGCGCCGTTCGATACGCCAATGATCATGGCGCAGTTACGTTAGGGCTTTGTGGATATGGCGGAGGAACACTCCGGCAGATCGCCCAACACGTGGTTTGGGTCAATGTGAATGACATGCAACTAGCGGAAGATATACATTCTATGTTCGGGCATGTCGTTATGCAGCGTCTTTGTTCTGCAAGTACACAGAAGTGGAGCGATCGGCGACAACAGCGCCGCGCTGCTGGAGGTCTCAATACAAATGGAACTGGCGCCGAGACGAACTGGCAATCCTGA
- a CDS encoding HAD-IIIA family hydrolase: protein MQAQAVVLAGGRGTRLRGRIGDLPKSLASIGGKPLLEHQIVLAKQHGIERILILVNHAAEQIVEFCNQRKNWGIDVRCIDDGAPLGTAGAVLAVLDLLDDDFLTIYGDTMLDIDLTRFKCFHEKHKAAAATVFTHPNDHPHDSDLIETSEDGVVTAFHPYPRDPDCYYPNKVSAALYYIRKQALLRWRAAATPLDFGKDLFPEMLRAGAEIRSYGSPEYIKDAGTPARLDKVCADFESGLIARASLTSPQKAVFLDRDGCINVDHGHIDRPERFELIEGAAAAIASFNRAEYRTIVVTNQPVVARGDCSVRDLRMIHNKMETELGRRAAFVDAIYFCPHHPDRGFIGEVEALKVRCNCRKPSTGLVDEAVQTFNIDRSQSWIIGDSSTDVALAKRSGIRSILVETGAGGLDSKYHVMPDYTVSDLFEAAKFILTGHPILIDTASDLIAHVKPGDVCFVGGLSRSGKSVLSSAIAEVLRGRGFDAQVVALDRWIRSVANREPTVMGRYDVSEIRKVLSRLVGVRSRETHDLPYYEKLGRVSHPKSEKITISPETVLIVEGAVALSLSDVVLPSRAHTFFVDIDEELRRCRVTREYSRRGVDREAAASIYRSRQEDEAPIVLASRTSANHCVRLRAIELIEAVG from the coding sequence ATGCAGGCCCAGGCCGTTGTACTTGCGGGTGGTCGAGGGACGCGGCTCAGGGGCCGGATAGGTGATTTGCCTAAGTCGTTGGCCAGCATTGGTGGCAAGCCACTTCTTGAGCATCAAATCGTCCTCGCCAAGCAACACGGGATTGAGAGGATCTTGATCCTGGTGAACCACGCAGCCGAGCAAATCGTGGAGTTTTGCAATCAGCGCAAAAATTGGGGGATTGACGTTCGTTGCATAGATGACGGTGCGCCGCTTGGGACAGCTGGGGCAGTTTTGGCCGTTTTGGATCTGCTCGACGACGACTTCCTTACGATCTACGGCGACACGATGCTCGACATCGATCTGACCCGCTTTAAGTGCTTCCATGAAAAGCACAAGGCGGCGGCGGCAACCGTTTTCACCCATCCGAATGATCACCCACATGATTCCGATCTGATAGAAACGTCGGAAGACGGCGTGGTTACCGCGTTCCATCCATATCCACGCGACCCAGATTGCTATTATCCAAACAAAGTCAGCGCGGCTCTTTACTACATTCGAAAACAAGCTCTTCTCCGTTGGCGCGCGGCAGCAACTCCGCTCGATTTCGGCAAGGACCTGTTTCCCGAAATGCTTCGGGCCGGCGCGGAAATCAGAAGTTATGGCAGCCCCGAGTACATAAAAGACGCGGGAACTCCGGCGAGACTCGACAAGGTTTGCGCCGACTTTGAATCGGGCCTCATAGCACGGGCTTCACTCACCTCTCCGCAGAAAGCAGTCTTTTTGGACAGGGATGGGTGCATCAATGTTGACCATGGACACATCGATCGTCCCGAACGCTTCGAACTGATTGAGGGGGCCGCGGCCGCGATCGCCAGTTTCAACCGGGCCGAATACCGGACAATCGTCGTCACTAACCAACCCGTTGTGGCGAGGGGCGATTGCTCTGTACGAGACTTGCGGATGATCCATAACAAGATGGAGACTGAGCTTGGCCGCCGTGCAGCTTTTGTCGATGCCATCTATTTCTGCCCGCACCATCCAGACCGCGGCTTTATCGGTGAGGTGGAAGCGCTGAAGGTCCGCTGCAATTGTCGCAAACCTTCTACCGGGTTGGTTGATGAGGCGGTCCAAACATTCAATATCGATCGCAGTCAGTCCTGGATCATCGGCGATTCCTCTACGGACGTTGCTCTCGCAAAACGATCTGGCATCAGATCGATCCTGGTCGAGACGGGCGCAGGCGGGTTGGACAGCAAGTATCATGTAATGCCCGATTATACCGTCTCGGACTTGTTCGAGGCTGCCAAGTTCATTCTCACTGGTCACCCGATCTTGATAGACACAGCATCTGATCTGATCGCGCATGTGAAGCCGGGGGACGTCTGTTTCGTGGGGGGCCTTTCCCGGAGCGGAAAGAGCGTCCTTTCCAGCGCCATCGCGGAGGTTCTTCGCGGGCGCGGCTTTGATGCGCAGGTCGTTGCTCTTGATCGCTGGATACGGTCCGTCGCCAATCGCGAACCAACGGTGATGGGTCGCTATGATGTGAGCGAGATCAGGAAGGTTCTAAGCCGCTTGGTGGGAGTTCGTTCTCGCGAGACGCACGATCTGCCCTACTACGAAAAGCTGGGCCGCGTATCGCATCCGAAATCAGAAAAGATAACTATTTCTCCGGAAACCGTCCTGATCGTGGAAGGGGCCGTCGCTCTCTCGCTCTCCGATGTGGTTTTGCCCAGTCGTGCACACACGTTCTTCGTCGATATCGATGAGGAGCTGAGGAGGTGCCGAGTAACGCGAGAATACTCGCGGCGAGGTGTGGATCGAGAGGCTGCAGCGAGTATCTACCGTTCGCGCCAGGAGGATGAGGCACCGATCGTGCTGGCATCGCGAACGAGTGCCAATCATTGCGTCCGATTGCGGGCGATCGAGCTGATTGAGGCGGTCGGATGA
- a CDS encoding GHMP kinase — protein sequence MIISQTPLRVSFVGGGSDLPAFYRQEGGAVLSVAIDKYVYVNVNRKFDNGTRIAYSKTEEVESVENIQHPIVRATMEYLGIRGGVEITTIADIPSMGTGLGSSSSFTVGLLHALNAFRGQYVSKAKLGADSCCIEIERCGAPIGRQDQYAAAFGGLNLIEFHSDDRVSVSPLICPRDFIASIEKQVLVFYTGMTRSASDILVRQSEGIARAPDKRKALRQMVELTYRLRDELHRCNLNAFGEILHENWLLKKSLSEEITNDAIDGWYRAALRAGATGGKLLGAGAGGFLLFFAPLDRHDAIKVALGELKHFPVKFDFAGSRIVHYQPTSEATQ from the coding sequence ATGATTATCAGTCAGACGCCACTTCGAGTCAGCTTTGTCGGAGGTGGCAGCGATCTTCCTGCCTTCTATCGGCAGGAGGGTGGCGCCGTCCTAAGCGTTGCGATCGACAAGTACGTTTACGTTAACGTGAACCGTAAGTTCGATAACGGCACTCGAATCGCCTACTCGAAAACAGAAGAGGTAGAGAGCGTCGAGAATATCCAGCACCCAATTGTAAGAGCTACGATGGAATACCTCGGGATTCGCGGAGGTGTCGAGATAACAACCATCGCCGATATTCCATCGATGGGAACAGGACTTGGATCATCGAGCTCTTTTACTGTTGGCCTTCTGCATGCGCTGAACGCGTTTCGGGGGCAGTATGTTTCGAAGGCAAAGCTCGGTGCTGACAGTTGTTGCATAGAGATCGAACGTTGTGGCGCGCCCATTGGAAGGCAAGATCAATACGCGGCCGCCTTCGGCGGGTTGAATCTTATCGAGTTTCACTCTGATGATCGCGTCTCGGTGTCGCCGCTAATATGCCCACGTGATTTTATCGCTTCCATCGAGAAGCAAGTTCTTGTGTTTTACACCGGCATGACGCGCAGCGCGTCAGACATTCTCGTCCGACAATCGGAGGGCATCGCAAGGGCACCGGACAAGCGAAAAGCGCTGAGGCAGATGGTCGAGCTCACGTACCGCCTTCGTGATGAACTGCATCGATGTAACCTCAACGCCTTCGGCGAAATCCTCCACGAGAACTGGCTCTTAAAAAAGAGCCTCTCCGAAGAAATCACGAACGATGCGATCGATGGCTGGTACCGAGCTGCGTTACGGGCAGGTGCCACGGGCGGCAAGCTACTCGGAGCAGGCGCAGGAGGTTTTCTCCTGTTCTTCGCGCCTCTCGACCGCCACGACGCAATCAAAGTGGCTCTCGGGGAGCTAAAGCACTTTCCTGTGAAGTTTGACTTCGCCGGTAGTCGCATCGTTCATTATCAACCAACATCGGAGGCCACCCAATGA